The stretch of DNA TGGAGCTGAAAGTCAGGGCCCTTAGCCTTGATTCTCGCTCTGGCTGCAGaacttttggtgttatttgttgAATCTGAAACCAAGCTTTCATTAGAAAAGTCACAGCcttgcatggtggcacatgcctataatccattagagacagagacaggtggatctctgtgagttcaaggccagccagggctatgtggagatcctgtctcaaaaacaaacaagagcagcggcggtggtggcgcacgcctgtaatcccagcactcgggaggcagaggcaggtagatctctgtgagttcgaggccagcctggtctaaagagctagtccaggacaggctccaaagctacacagagagaccctgtcttgaaaaacaaaacaaaacaaataaataagagcatggtagcacaccattaatcaatcctagcactcaagaggcagaagcaggcagatctcagtgagttcaaggccaacctggtctacaaagagttccagaacaagaacaaaaataaataaaaaccaatctTTGCTCCAccactattttttttgtttttgtttttttgagacagggtttctctgtgtagctttggtgcctgtcctggacctcactctgtagaccaggctggcctcaaactcacagagatccgcctggctctgcctccaagctgggattagaggtgtacaccaccaccacctggctccccaCCACTATTTTTAAGGTTGAGTCTAAAAATAGACGGTAGGCATCAAAGTACCATAAAATTCAAAGTCGTTTTTCTTCCCTGTTAAAAAATCTGTCACATGGCTCAGAGTGTGAAATGCTTGCCATGCACACCTTACGACCGGAGTTCAGTATCTGGAACCCAcccaaggagagaaacaactccacaAGCATGTCTCAACCTCCAGAGGAGCACtggcagtcacacacacacacacacacacacacacacacacacacacacacacactaaacaaaaccAAGGCAAGCCTATGCGTCTGTGCGGAGAGATGCAGACATACCGAAAACGCGGGTGTCCTGAGGGCCACTTGAACTGGTGCTTCTTGCGAAGGTGCACAGTGAGGTTGTTGCCACGTGTGAAGCACTTGTCACAGACATGACATTTGTACCTTGGCTCTGAGTCTCCCTATGAGGACAGGAGAAGGCAGTGAGGTAAGCTCTTCACTCCCACTCCTGAGAGCCCTCGCCCCACGGCCCAGTCGCCCCACGGCCCAGTCGCCCAGCGGCCCAGTCGCTCCGCAGCCACACACCTCATGTACTTTGCGGTGATGGGACTTGACAGAGCTGAGGGACCGAGCACTGAAGCTGCAGTTCTCGAACTCACACCTGTAGGCTGACTCCGTGCTGTGGGTGTCCAGGTGCTTCCGGAGGTCAATCAGGTTCTTGCAGCTGCCAGGAGAAATCAGGAGGGGTTGAAGAGCATAGGGAACCCTGAAACTTGAGCCCTACATTTTGACCCCCGGGTCCCCTTACCTGTAGTCACAACAATCACATTTAAAGGGCCGGTCATCACTGTGTCGAAAGCGCATGTGATTTcggagggaggaaggcagtggGCAGGTCATGTCACACAAAGGGCATTTATAGTGATTCACTGAGGAGCAGAGAAGAAGCTATGATCTGTGGACTCACAGGACCCCGAAGAGAGGGCAAGGAGGCTGGGTGCAGGCCACTCACCATGATTCCGCATGTGGTCCCGCAACAGCCTCTCTGTGGCAAATCTCTTGGAACAGTGAGAGCACTGGAAACGCTGCTCTGGGGGAGCGCAGAACAAAGGGCGACTGAAGAAAgggggggcagaggagaggggacCATCCCAGACAGAGGGACCCGACCACCCAAGGGGCGAAGGGAAGCTACGGATGGGATGTGGAGTCCAGACCTGAGTTAGAAGCCCAGCTTTACCACTTACTAGCTGTGTGATCTCAGGAAAgtgacttaacctctctgagcctcagtttcctcatctgtaaaagggGACTAAGAAGCCTGCCTCATGGGGCTGTTGTGAGGATTCCTGAGATGACTGACTGATACCACAAACAGTAAGTGTGTTTGTGTCTAAGAGAAATCTAGGAGGCGCCTGATCCCAAAGGAGAGGAGGACCAGGGTACACATCTCCGCAGCAGCCACCTCCCCTGTGAACACACTCATCTTCATTTTCAGTAGGATAGCCCAcactctccctcttctttccaaCTGCTTACGGTCCAGTGAGGTCTGGCGCCGGATGTGATCTAAGAACTTGGTGTTGTTGGCAAACATGCCCCCACAGGTGGGGCAGGCCACCACCTTCTCCTGGGTGTGGCTGCGGAGATGTTCTCGGAGCTTACACCGGTCCTTGAAGGTACAGGTACAGCCTGGGAAGGAAGATCTGATCATGTTCTATCCCTAAATCCTCTTCCCCAACAATTTGGCTCTGGTACCAAGTTCTCCAGCCAGTAGCCTGCTTTGTCTTGCAGGACTGGTCCCATCCCTGGCTCCTCTAGACCCGTAACCCCTCCAGAGTATCAACCAGAGGCCAGAGCAGACGGGTGGTCCTACCTCTCCAGCCACACAGCACCACATGGTTGTCCTTGCTGACTGCTTGGTATTCACAGCACAGGCTGTGCGCATCCACGTGCCGATAGAACCACTCAGGGTTGTCGAAGGTGCTCTGTGCAGGACAACTCAGGTGAGGATCAAGAGTGTTTAGGGACTCTCACCCATATCAAAGGggcttcttgctctctctctaaCTCACTTGTGGGAACGGGAGAGTTTTAAGATAAAGCAGTTATACCAGAACAGAGGGGGACACTACAGGAGTCTCAAAACTATAAGGTACCCCAGAAAGATCGAGTCCAGGTCCCCAGCCTCCTTCTACCCGTTTCTGGCACTGTCTGCTGACCTCACAATGTTCCCACAGACACAGGAAATGGTCAGGGATGTCAGGGATGACGTTCCGGCTCTGGAAGTCCAGGATGCAGGGGCTGAGGTCAGCTTGGCTTTGCAAGGCTTGCAGCCCCCACTGTTTCAGCTTGGTGTGGTAGCAGTGAAAGTAGACGTGGCGGATGAGGTCGGCAGAGCTGTCCAGAGGGCAAAAGCCACACCCCTGCCACAAGCAGGAGAACTCTTCCTCTGCAGAAAGGGTTAGAAGAATGGTCTCACACTTCCCAAGGCTCAGTTTACTTTCCATCTCAGACATTAAGCAGGACTCTGACCAAGTTACCAGTTCATTCAGTATGTAACCATGCTAATGACTTTCAGCTGCATCAGGTGTCAGGGGTCCCAGTCCTTGTCCTCACATGGCTTTCAGTCGGAGAAGATTAAGTAAACACATCTACAAAACTCCAACTAGTGGCAACGGATATGGGGTAAGGTCCATGGCAGCAGACAAGTATTGCAGAGCTAGGTGTGCTGGCTCTGATCTATAAGGCCAGTACTCAAGGGCATTAGGCTGGCCAACTGCCATGATCTCGAGGCCAACCAGGGCTAGAGAGTAAGACCCTGCCACAAACGAAGTGTTAAACAGAAGTAGCAAAGCTGACTGAAGTTAGAAAGAGTCCTGCATTAAGAGTGGATGTAAGAGAGGTGTAGTCTAGGCTGAGATTAAGACCTTGGGAGTCAGAGACCCAGGAAGAACAAGTCAGGGTATCCTTAGCAAGTCCACAGCCTCTGCTCAGTTTCTCCCGGTCCCTGAGGAAGATAGGGCCTGCCAACACAGGTTTTCCAGTTCTCTTTTACCTTCTAACTGCTTATTTCCAGACAGGCCACTATTTAGTTCAATCCActtcctgtgactccagcacCTCTAACTAAGCACCACATTTTCAATGTTTGACAGGAATTTGCTTATTTTGAAAAGCTGAAACTTCAGAAAGTAAAACCATCCCTTAATTTCACTTTTGTGTattatttgaccttgaaaacaggTCTGGTATACAACTATGGCAATCCCAGAATCTCAGCAGGATCAGGACTTCCTGATATATAACAAGTttaggtcagtcagggctacatgagattctatcaaaaagaagaaaaaaggagggctggagagatggctcagtggttaagagcactgactgctcttccaaagaacccaagttcaattcccagcacctacatggcagctcacaactgtctgtaactccagtgccaaaggatctgacaccttcacaccagtgcacataaaataaatttaaataaattataaattttaaaaaaagatgaagaaaaaaggagtaaacagaaagagaggagcgTTTCAGAGTACACTGAACAAAGCTGCTCAATTACTCTCTTAGCTATGATGTGCAGTTACACTATAAATGTGCTCCAAACcctgtgtggtggctcatgttagtaatcccagcatttgggaggactTCGGTGGAGGAAGTTAGTCTGGATTACTGAGATCTGTCTCAGACATAAACAGGGAAGGAGATGGCTCAAGTGTTAACtgtacttggtgctcttgcagaggaccagcttTTGGTTCCCACGTGATGGCTTACAACCAAGTTCAAGGGAATTCAACATCCTCTTctacctctgcaggcaccaggcacactcatggtacacatacacacgagGGCAAAACATTTAGACacgtaaaacaaaacaaataaatctaaacaaaaaatataaataataagttaataaaaagggaaaggcccatgcctttaatctcagcacttgggaggcagaggtaggcagatctttgtgagttagaagccagcctgatctatcgAGCAAGGTCCAGAACAGCTGAGGCTAccaagagaaagcctgtctcaaaaaacccacacccacaaaaaaaaaaaaaaaaaaaaaaaaaaaggaaaaaatggggggggggggaaggaaggaaggaaaaaaaaagggaggtAGGGCATGGTGACACCCACctttatcccagtacttgggaggcacaggcagcaGGATACCTTTAACTTCAACACtaagatctctatgaattcaaggcaagtatggtctatatagtgaatttcaCACCAGCCAAGAATCCAGTGAgtccctatctcaaataaatggGGAAAAGAGGCAGCAAGGTGGCTCaccaggtaaaggcacttactgccaagcctaataatctgagtttgatcctcagaacccacatggtggaaaaaaaggatggactcccacaagctgtcctctgacctctacacatatgccatggtgtgctcacacattacacacacatacaaaataaacaaataaaaatgtccccccaaaaaatgttTAAGGGACAAGGTCtagcaagctgggcagtggtggtacacacctttaatttcagcacttgggaggcagaggcagggggatctctgtgagttcaaggccagcctggtctacaaagtgagttccaggacaggctccaaagctacacagagaaaccctgtctcaaccccactccccccccccccccacactaaGATGTTTAGCAGGTAAAAGAGCCAgtgtcaagcctgatgacatggGGCCTACAACAGCGgaaggaagaactgactcctacaagttgtcctatgATCCCCAAATTTgagccatggcatgcatgtgctcacatacacatatacacacaaaatcacaaactGCTTCTAATGGTAATCATTCTTTACATCCTGGTTGACTGAATTCTCTAGAAATGACTTCACAATGCTTTATGAACAAAGAAGAAAgcgtaattaaaaatataaacctgTTTCCCCAGCTGCCCTCCTTTTTAGGAGTCAGATTTTTCACCTGAGCTTGAGCTTTCCTGTTCCCTTACCTAGTGggtcctcttcttcttcttcttcttcctccttggaGCCATGCATGTGCTGCTGCAGATGCTGAGTGACATGCTCAAAGAACTCCTCCATGGCTGAACACACAAAGGAGCAGGACCCCCATTCACACTGGAGCCCCAGGTTCTCTTTCCGGGGAATCTTTCCAGGAGGCGACATGGCTTTTATCTTAAAGAAAGGAGAAGTCCAGAGCTGTAAGATGGTGCTCCAGTGCCGCCAGAGGCAAAGAGTGGACAGGCAGCCTGCTGAGAGCTGGCAGGTATTTTCAGTATCCTGTGCGGTTTTTCAGTAAGAATGGACCAGCAGTTTCTCGAGCCCTGGAGGCTATCTGGTTTCCTGGGAAGAGACAACACTGACTACGTGCCAAACACTAAGCTAAACACTTTAacagacattttctcaaataGCTTCAGAGCATATTCCCAATGCTCAATTCCAAAGAGAGGGCTACCACCTACGAGTTGTGGGTCTTGGCAAAAATAGGGATAACAAAACTTCTTGTTCTGAACTTCACACTTACTATATGTCAAATACAATACTATTTTgttaggcctggagagatggctcacaaaggaaaaaaaaaaaaaaaaaaagaaaaaagaaaaaaaaaaaaagagagagagagagatggctcagtggtttagagccctgactactctttcagaggacctgggttagatccgtagcaccctgtggctgctcaaaaccatctgtaccTCTAGTTCTAGGAatgcaacaccctcttctgtcctcttatGGCATTGCTGGATGTGATGAAGACAtccttgcaggcaaaacacctatacacattaaagtaaaaataaatctcaagggtcaggagagatggctcagcggttaagaacactggctgctcttccagaggacccatgttcaattcccagtgtctGCATAGTTGCTCACTGCTGTCCaaaactccacttccaggagatacaacaccctcacacaaacatgcatgtatcattgcatataaaataaaaataaacaagtttttaaaaacctactattttgttgttgttttgggtatTTTTGGTACTGAGGAGTGAACCTAGGACCTTACACATAgtattttgggacagggtctcctaagtggcccaggctggccttaaactctggagcaatccttctgcctcagactccccagtagctgggattatTACAGGTTTGTCCCATCAGACCTAGCCATAGTAAGCACTAAGCATGTATGTGTGGGCAAGCTCTATTGTTCCTCAAGAATCAACCAtctgagggttttgtttgtttgcttttactaTAAGGTTTCTTATTGGCCTGGTGCTCACCATgtaggctagactggccagccagtgagctccaaggaccctcctgtctctattCCCAGATAGGATTACAGATAAATACTGACCTTTTTACAAGATAGGGTCTCTATCTtatacctctggctgtcctgaaactcactatgcaggcgaggctggccttgatctgTCTGCCTGtttcctgaatactgggattaaatgcctgTGTCACCATTACCTGCTACTGAACTTTTTTCTAATGTGGGCTCTGgagaccaaacctagggccttctGATGTTTGTgaaacaagcactttactggccACCAGTCTCATATAAGCATTTTATTTGCATCATGTAATTGGTGACACTACCCTATGAGGTAGGCACTATGAAACCTAATGGATAACTAGAAGCTGACAAAGATGAATTAGTTTATCCAAGCCATCTAATGATGGTAGGTAAGGTTAGGCTGAGCCCCAGGTTCATAATCTTATTGCATATAGCCTCCATATGATCCAgaagctttcttcttcttcttcttcttcttcttcttcttcttcttttttttcttttgagacggggtttctctgtgtagctttgcgcctttcctggatcttgctctgtagtccaggctggccttgaactcacagagatctgcctggctctgcctcctgagtgctgggattaaaggcgtgccaccaccaccaccaccaccaccacccggcaatccAGAAGCTTTCTATTCCTTACTAGATTATATCATTTAACCTCTTGCCAGACTTTCAATGCCAGACAATCTGTCTTTGCTTTGCCTACCCCATGCTTGACCCCACCACTCCTTTAATGGGGAAATGAAGATTCCACTTGAATGTAGAAACCCTATTTGTTTATGTTCTGTCTTCAGTGTCTATCTTTGTTAAATATTCTTaatagaataaatatttgttaaataaagatgagaacggggttggggatttggctcagtggtagagccctgggttcggtcctccgctccgaccaaaaaaaaaaaaaaaaaaaaggttagaacAAAGTTAAAAGTTCATGCCAAAATTCTGGGAGGGATGTTAAAAGGGCCGATCTACGgaacagtgagatggctcagtggagctGGGCTGCGGCGACGGCGATGGAGCACACCTTCAGTTtcagcacttggagacagaggcaggcggatctctgtgagttcgaggccagcctggtctacagagcgagttcccggagagccaggactacacagagaaaccctgtctcgataaagagagagatgggggggcgGGGAGTGTCTCCGTGggaaaaaaacgaaaacaaaaatgCAAGTTGTTATcctagcctgacaacctgggtctGACCCCAGGAACCCCATAATAATGGGAAGAGTCACTGCACAAAGCTGTACTctccacatgcataccacacacctTGACGTGTGCGTGCCCTgccatcactcacacacacacacacacacacacacacacacacacacacacacacacatttaaagagAGTGGTGGGGTTTGGGGTGATGGTGCTGGCCTTTGAGAGTTTCAGGCCGGTCAGAGCTacaaagactgtctcaaaaaagaagctACCATGTACTACACATCATGTATGTGGGTATGTCTATGCGGAGAAAGgaccaggcaaatggatggagaaGGGAAATGGAACCAAACTCCTTAGTTTTGTAATCTTAAAGTACTTAACCATGTAAGCCTAACACACTACTAGTTAGCTATAGGTACCCTCGTTTCTGAgctggtttgggggtgggggtgggaggtggcacCCCACCCACAGGATCCCTAACGTTTCTAACATCTCATCAGTAGTCACAGTAAAACCCCATCCCCTCAACAAGAGAGTACACAGTGTCCTCGGCATCAATGAACTCTGAGCGGTAATCCAGAAAAAGAAAGGCCCAGGTCCTAAGCAAGGACTGCAGACAGGACCTGACGGCTGAACGCGGAGCCAAAACAAAGCGTGCGACCAGGACGATCAGGACACAATAAAGGACCGTAGGCAGGCCCCCAGAGAAAGCTTACCTAGGCGGTGAGGCCCGAGCCAAGCTTCAGAGGATGGCTAGAACTCCCAAGAGGAAGGAGACCGTCCCGGAGCGCCCAGCCTGGAGGGCTTCCCGGAATCAGCGGCGTCAAGCGTGGCGCTGGCCGAGTCCAGCCGCAGCGACCCCTACACCGAGAGCGCGGAGGCTCGGAGCCGGCTCGGACGCCTTCCCAAGCCGCTCCGGGAAGCCTGGCCCTCCGCAGACTCCAGGGAGAGGCCCTAGCCGCCAAGCCACCAAAGCTGCCGGACCCACTCACCGGCAGGAGCCCCCGGCGCCCCACCCACTTCACACCATAGACCCGGAGGCGTTTGAGAGACAACCAGCGACAGCCAATCGCCGCTTTCGAGTCGGCCAACAGCCAATCACCGCCGCGTCTGGCGGAACCCGTGCGCACCAAAACACGGAAGAGGCGGGAACGGTATGGGAGAGGGCTCCGTGTTACAAGGGGTCGAGCGAGGGACGACCGGATGTGGAAAAAGTTAGCGTCACCCGCCAAGGAGGTTAGGGGGGGCTTGTGTAGGTTGTGAGCAGGCGGGAAGCTTTGAAGCTTGAATGTCCTCTACTGCGCCGACTCTGCTCCACCACACAGTGGGCGTGCGCCTAGATTGGGCTGGTCTGTCTTCTTCCTCGCTGCTTCTGTACCTTAGTTAGCTGGCTGGGTGGTGAATATACATTGGAGCCCGAGATTCATTGATTTTCTTGGTCTTCTCTGttctatgtaccccaggctgactttgaactcacagagatcctcctgtatTTGCCGTCCAAGCATGGGTATTAAAGGCATAAGGCACCACGTTTGCCCAGTGACCTTAACCTTTGGATCTGTCTGCTCTACCACCGCATGCGGAGATTATAGATTTTGCCACCTCACCACGTTTATGTGGTGCTGGCGGATTCAATCaaggacttgtgcttgctagacaagcgccaTACTACCAGCCACACCCCCAACCCTGGATTCTTTCTTAAACACATGTCCACTCATATTCATTTATCTTCACTCACATTCTATTCCATGAACGACACCCATCTCAGATAGCCACACTTACAAGGCATCCTCCACAGAGCTCAGCAAAGTGAGCTTTAACAAACCAGATCTGGTCAAGTCACCACCCTGTGAAAATATTCAAAGGCATCTGTTGCCTTCAGTACAACAGGCCCAAACCAAACTCCAACATCTGGGCCCGGCCTACAACAAATCTTGAGTCTTCGACCTCATCTCAGCCACAGATTTCTGTTTCCCTTCCACATGGTAGTTTCTTTTACTTCTGAGGGTTTGCACTtgcttttcccttccccttccagtTAGGTGACTGACTTTCCTGCCCATTCCTGTGTTTTCAGTGGTGATGGTTCCTTCTCCAAGAACTGACTCTCTTTGTTAcagtatatttgtgtgtttttatatttGGTTGTTTCCTTATTAtggttattatatttgtgtgtttactACTCTGCTTTTTATACAATGAGGAAGAACACTTGcctatttctttacttttataaCCAGTCACAGTCACATAGTCCAGTGAGGGAAACTCAGTAGTGTTTAAAACtgccaggctgggtgtggtgctgcatatctttagtcccagcactctggaggcaccAGCAGGTGGACCTCTTTGAGCAAGTtaccagcacagccagggctacacagagaaaccttgtctcaaaaacgcttttttaattaaatttttttttttgagacaggatctttctattatatagtcctggctgtcctataattaattatgtagaccagtctagccttaaactcatggagatccacctgcctctgcctcctgagtgctgatataaATGTGTGTACCACTTCACCTGGCTCAAGACATTTGTTAAATAATATATCTTAATAATAATATacaaatccaccaggtttaaatgaatccccaggggagtcttggccctggaggagatgggaatggaggggaggggatggggggaaggagggggaaggacaggggaacccatggctgatgtgtaaaattaaaacacaaattaataataataataaaaataaaaataataatatacattaggattgatattttattatattattatgtcTATCTCTTCTGAAAACAAACCTATATAATTTATGTAATCAGGAAACACATTAATGGGAGGAgtgggattgggggtgggggaaggagcaGATggacatgcttttaatcccagcacagggaggaagaagggtagatctttgttagttcaaggccaacctggtctacatagtgagttccaggccagccagggtttcACAGTGAGACTtcacctcagaaaacaaaaacaacacaaaaccagcCACCACATTAAGCTTGGTGTGTAACATACATAAAGTTGAAAGACAATATAAAAATAGATCAGGTTGAGCTAGGTATTCCAAAACCTGTAATCCTAGGTCTTCTGCCAAAGATcccaaggccagcctaagcaatGTAGTGAGACATTATctcaaaagcatttaaaaaaaaaaaaaaaaaaaaaaaaaaaaaaaacaaccagcagCTGTGGTCATGATGACTCACTCCTATTattccatgtagaccaggctggccttgaactcagagatctgactgcctctgcccctcaagtgctgcaattaaaggcatgtgcaattAAACTCCtggctaagatttatttatttaatgtctaggagtgtttacctgcatgtatgtatgtacaccatatatGTACAATGCCTGCAAAGGCCaagagagggtatcagatcccccctggaattggagttacagatggttgtgggtgctgggaaccaaacctgggtcctctgtaagaggaatcagtgctcttaaacactgagctatctcctcagtaccatctcaaaaattaaaaacaaaatttgtgttttgcctaaatgtatatgcatcatgtgtgtcctggtaccagaagagggcaccagatccccaggaactagagttacagatggttataagtcACCCAGTGAGTGCTGGTAACTGAGCCTGGATCCTCTGTAAAAGGAGCAAGCGTTCTTTTTGGCTGAACCTTCTCTTTGGCCCCACCTCTCCTTGTTC from Onychomys torridus chromosome 7, mOncTor1.1, whole genome shotgun sequence encodes:
- the LOC118588020 gene encoding histone H4 transcription factor, which codes for MSPPGKIPRKENLGLQCEWGSCSFVCSAMEEFFEHVTQHLQQHMHGSKEEEEEEEEDPLEEEFSCLWQGCGFCPLDSSADLIRHVYFHCYHTKLKQWGLQALQSQADLSPCILDFQSRNVIPDIPDHFLCLWEHCESTFDNPEWFYRHVDAHSLCCEYQAVSKDNHVVLCGWRGCTCTFKDRCKLREHLRSHTQEKVVACPTCGGMFANNTKFLDHIRRQTSLDQQRFQCSHCSKRFATERLLRDHMRNHVNHYKCPLCDMTCPLPSSLRNHMRFRHSDDRPFKCDCCDYSCKNLIDLRKHLDTHSTESAYRCEFENCSFSARSLSSVKSHHRKVHEGDSEPRYKCHVCDKCFTRGNNLTVHLRKKHQFKWPSGHPRFRYKEHEDGYMRLQLVRYESVELTQQLLQQLRQGSDPGGALSESSLQGIVLETVLGGPGPEEETEEEDRDEGTAISASQDNPSSAIHMVNQTDSQGQREIVYYVLSEAPGEPPPVSELSSREMEKLQGIPEQPEVQMV